A genomic stretch from Hemibagrus wyckioides isolate EC202008001 linkage group LG18, SWU_Hwy_1.0, whole genome shotgun sequence includes:
- the ark2n gene encoding uncharacterized protein C18orf25 homolog isoform X2, translated as MAEDQKAAELPECPAECGATSENLDLSLKPEALSSSSPTIEEPISMQSPSRPLPPGLLSMPCLLKELRRDSSPEALPPEKGPATSVIQICPQEDSDSSAYLRSPSSSGHLGDSDTLSSAEDDVELADAKPSPSSPSDPTPRKSSRRSRSESDASAGVAMVAKKNRCQEKQANGGRNRERGKRSQRHKERMRLLRQKREAVAKRKSRPLEDSSTSDSDATAHSSSSSSTASSDNEGGTAGLHPPAGRRGNSMGGVLEEALTRVAAAQRRTEERFRAWMERISRLHSGEDDDQSYSGTPEGRSHVGSEEAPTAYRIIRLNNEASPPTLNSAHSCVLDPNLLNV; from the exons ATGGCTGAAGACCAGAAGGCCGCTGAACTCCCAGAATGCCCTGCAGAATGTGGGGCCACATCGGAAAATCTGGACTTGTCCCTGAAACCTGAAGCCCTGTCCTCCAGCTCTCCCACTATTGAGGAGCCAATCAGCATGCAGAGCCCCTCCAGGCCGCTGCCCCCTGGCTTACTGTCCATGCCCTGCCTGCTGAAGGAGCTGCGCCGAGACTCCTCCCCTGAGGCTCTGCCACCGGAAAAAGGCCCTGCCACTTCTGTCATTCAGATCTGCCCTCAAGAGGACAGTGACTCCTCCGCCTACCTGCGTTCACCCTCGTCTTCTGGTCATCTCGGCGATTCGGACACTCTTTCCTCAGCTGAAGATGATGTGGAATTGGCTGACGCTAAGCCTTCCCCTTCTTCTCCCTCTGACCCCACCCCCAGGAAGTCGTCACGCCGCTCACGATCCGAGAGCGACGCGTCTGCTGGCGTTGCCATGGTTGCCAAGAAAAACCGCTGTCAGGAGAAGCAGGCGAATGGCGGGCGGAACCGAGAGCGGGGCAAGCGCAGCCAGAGACATAAAGAGCGAATGCGTCTGCTTAGGCAGAAAAGGGAGGCGGTTGCCAAGCGCAAGTCCCGCCCGCTGGAGGATAGCAGCACTAGTGACAGTGATGCCACTGCACACTCTTCATCATCGTCGTCGACAGCATCGTCTGACAACGAGGGAGGGACAGCCGGTCTGCATCCTCCAG CTGGCCGCCGTGGAAACAGCATGGGTGGAGTCCTGGAGGAAGCGCTGACACGAGTGGCGGCCGCCCAGAGGCGTACAGAGGAAAGGTTCCGTGCGTGGATGGAGCGAATTAGCCGTCTCCATTCCGGTGAGGACGATGATCAGTCGTACAGTGGGACTCCAGAAGGGCGGAGTCACGTTGGCTCAGAAGAAGCACCTACGGCCTATCGGATCATCCGGCTGAACAATGAAGCCTCTCCCCCCACGCTGAACTCTGCTCACAGCTGCGTCCTGGATCCAAATCTGCTAAACGTGTAA